The Thermococcus sibiricus MM 739 DNA window GGGATTTTTCCTGATGATTGGAGCCAAATTCGCTGGAATAGAGGATGTGACACTTGGAAAATCCATGATAGCAGTAGTTGGCGGGGGAATTTTGGCCCTGCTTATAGGATGGATACCGGCAATAGGGTGGATTTTGGGAATCATAGCTTATATATGGGTCATAAAAACAGTTTTCAACACAGATTGGGGAAAAGCAGCAATAGCTTGGCTCATGACAATAGTAGTAGAAATAATAGTAATGTTTGCTTTTATGGTACTCTTAGGCATTAGTGTGGCACTCTTTTGATTTTTAATTTTTATTGCTAAGTAAAATAAGAAAAGAAAAGTCAGTTGCTCTTCTTATGTCTGTATTCGTATGCTATGCCACCGTCGATTATGACATAAATGTCCTCTCCACCTTCTGTGTAGTGGAGAATTGGTTTGTCTAAAAGATCAAAAGTCTTCTTCAGATCATCTTTTGTAGCCAGGATAACTCTCTTCTCCACTTCAACAGGGGCCCCTTCTGTAATGTAGGGAGCTAAATCCTTAAATTCATTCTTTGGTCTTTGGCTTTTAATAGTATAAACGCCTCCTATCACTGGGGTCAAGAACAAAAGAGCCAACAATGGTATGACTTTCTTCGCAGTATCAGCATACATTGTTACACCATATTTACTAACTCTTGTTCTTTGGGCCTGTCTCTCTATTATTGATTTTTGAACACTTTCTTTTTCATTCGTGAAATAGTATAAACCACTCCCAGTATCTTTAATTAACGTAGATACATGTCCAAAGTTTTCATTTATCTCCTTTCCGAAGGCTTTACCCTCAACATGAACATTTGTTGTGAACACTATTTCCCTATTCAATCGTTTTAACCCAAGCTGATCCATTATTTCGGCCGTTCTCCTATCAAGTTCAGTTAAGTTCAAATTGTATTCGGTAATGAATTTACCATCTTTTAATTCTCCAGAGTCTTTAAACAGCATGTCCTCCCAAAGAACAATTTCTTCACTACCTCTATTCACACTGTATTTCACTATTCCCCAAGTCCGATATGTACCCTTTATTTCCGTCATGGGAGTAAATCGATAGCTGTAAGTTAAAACAAATCTTTCAACCAGCGGAATTGGATATTCCGCTCTTCTGAGGCTTTCTCCATACAGAGTATTATTTTGCAAAATAGCCACATGAATCAACTCACCCTCTTGGGTGTATTTTCCAAGTACGTTCTGGGTAGTTACTGTTGAACTAACCCCCAGAAGTTTCACTGAGTAAAATGCAAAAAATAGGAAGAGCACTAGTGATATGGCTAGAACCTCTCTCCTAGTTACTAATTTTTTTAAGTTTTCTACATTAATCATACTTTTAATATCCATCTAAATTTCCTCCACTACTTAACAACATTTTTTGCTAGATCCTCCATAATCGTGTTCAGTTTCCGCTGTCTTCACAATCTACATCGGCTACAACAGTAATACTGTTACTTGTAATATTGTATCCTACAATTTTCGCACCCTCGTTTAAGGGGTAAGTTCCACAAGAGGTAAACTCCCATTTTCCATCCTTTCCGGTTTCTACCCATCTTGTAGAAATTGTTATGTTCATGTGGGCACTTTCTCCTGGATCTAATTCAACATTCCATTCCAATTGATCTGACTTTCCATGCCTAGTAAAAGTATAGTTCCCTTTGCTTGCGCTTGTTCTGTTTAGATCTACATCAAACTCCCCCGGGATTACATCTTTTATTGTCAAATTCTGGGCAGTTCCCGAGTTTGTGACCTCTATCTGGAACACCCACTCTTGGTAAGTTTTTAGCGGAATATCAGTCGTATTACCGCTCAAGAGAATCTTTCTAATCTTCGGCCCGCTCAGGATTACCACTTTTATTGAACAGGTTTCTATTACTGCATCCCCTTCATCCCAAGTAGCATAGAGAGTTATAGGAACTTCATAAGTCCCCGGATCCGCATTTCCAACGCTGATGTTGCCCCAGAAGGTGTAGTATTCCTGGGAATCAATCGGTCTTGTTATGCCATCTTCACTCTCTATCCACATTTCGACACCACTTGGAAGGTTGGAGTAATCCGGGTCAAGCCAGATATTAACGGTTTTAAGTTCATTTAAGTAGTTGCCGACTGTTAATGCATCAAAAGTAAGTTCGCTGTTCTGGTCAATTATTACCGTAGCTGCGTATCCATCGTAGCACATAAAGCTTATGTATTCCTCGTCATGAGGAACAACTGCAACTTTTACCTCTCTTTCCGCATTGAAGTAGATGAAAGTCCCACTTGAACCGATGACTATCAGCGATGAGAAAAGCATCAAAAGTATAACTGGAATAAGTTTTCTCATCTTCCAAACACCTCCATTTTGATTTGCCTTAATAAGCTGGATTTTTTATTTCTGATTTTCAACACGTCCTCATTCCCAATACCCGAGATGAAGTATAGAACTCCAAGAAATGCCGAAATCTCAAAGAGGATTGCAAAAACAGGCAACGTAGGATTTACTCTGTATAAGGAACCTATAATCGATTCGGGAAGAAGTGGAATGTAGGCGTTTACCCTAACCTTATCTGTGAACAGGGAAGTTTCCTCGGGAGCGCTTATTGTAACTTTAACCGTCTCTTCCTCTTGGGGCCCCAATTCGAGCTGGGTCTTTGATATGCTTGAAATCCCCCCTGTTTGGGGCTCAAGGTAGTAAATCATCGGGTAGAAGTTCCCATTTTTGATTGTTATTTCTCTCTCAAACGTAGAACCTGGCAAAACCCATCCTTCTCTCTGCCCCCCAGCTGAAGTAACCGCGTATTCCATTGGGAACATCTGCCAGGAGATAAATATTGAAAGTGAGAACATTATTAAGAGAAACGCTGAGGCAAGTATATAGAGGGTTTTAAACTTCACTCTGATAAACTTGGGCCTCTTTTTCCTGTGTTTTGGGCCTTCTCCGGTAAAAGCTAATGCACCTACTATTATCATAAGTGCAGCAAGCAACATTTTATTCCTCCCTGAGATCTCCTTCTGGATGTAAGTGCCCAGTTGTGGGATTTTAAGGGGAGAACTACCAATAGTAATGAGTTTTCCCGCTATTTTATCTTTTGAAACTGGGCTTGCTCTACCTTCTTGCTGATCGGTGGCAACGTTGTTGTCACCCTTAGTAATGTAACCATCCTCAACAATTGCCACAACCCTATGGACAGTCCAGCTGCCTCTTAAATTAAAAACTATTACATCTCCAACATCCGCACTCCTTGAGAAAGGATTTATGAAGAACAAGTCACCCTTATTCAACGTGGGAGTCATGCTATCTGAAGAGACATAAGACATGAAGACGGGCC harbors:
- a CDS encoding DUF5305 family protein, which gives rise to MDIKSMINVENLKKLVTRREVLAISLVLFLFFAFYSVKLLGVSSTVTTQNVLGKYTQEGELIHVAILQNNTLYGESLRRAEYPIPLVERFVLTYSYRFTPMTEIKGTYRTWGIVKYSVNRGSEEIVLWEDMLFKDSGELKDGKFITEYNLNLTELDRRTAEIMDQLGLKRLNREIVFTTNVHVEGKAFGKEINENFGHVSTLIKDTGSGLYYFTNEKESVQKSIIERQAQRTRVSKYGVTMYADTAKKVIPLLALLFLTPVIGGVYTIKSQRPKNEFKDLAPYITEGAPVEVEKRVILATKDDLKKTFDLLDKPILHYTEGGEDIYVIIDGGIAYEYRHKKSN
- a CDS encoding COG1470 family protein; amino-acid sequence: MRKLIPVILLMLFSSLIVIGSSGTFIYFNAEREVKVAVVPHDEEYISFMCYDGYAATVIIDQNSELTFDALTVGNYLNELKTVNIWLDPDYSNLPSGVEMWIESEDGITRPIDSQEYYTFWGNISVGNADPGTYEVPITLYATWDEGDAVIETCSIKVVILSGPKIRKILLSGNTTDIPLKTYQEWVFQIEVTNSGTAQNLTIKDVIPGEFDVDLNRTSASKGNYTFTRHGKSDQLEWNVELDPGESAHMNITISTRWVETGKDGKWEFTSCGTYPLNEGAKIVGYNITSNSITVVADVDCEDSGN
- a CDS encoding signal peptidase I, whose protein sequence is MKKFIEYFLILAITAFVVGSIVGALLDRPVFMSYVSSDSMTPTLNKGDLFFINPFSRSADVGDVIVFNLRGSWTVHRVVAIVEDGYITKGDNNVATDQQEGRASPVSKDKIAGKLITIGSSPLKIPQLGTYIQKEISGRNKMLLAALMIIVGALAFTGEGPKHRKKRPKFIRVKFKTLYILASAFLLIMFSLSIFISWQMFPMEYAVTSAGGQREGWVLPGSTFEREITIKNGNFYPMIYYLEPQTGGISSISKTQLELGPQEEETVKVTISAPEETSLFTDKVRVNAYIPLLPESIIGSLYRVNPTLPVFAILFEISAFLGVLYFISGIGNEDVLKIRNKKSSLLRQIKMEVFGR